In Panthera tigris isolate Pti1 chromosome B1, P.tigris_Pti1_mat1.1, whole genome shotgun sequence, the sequence CCCTGCCGCGGTCTGCATCATGGGTATGTCATCTGCTGAGGCCGAAGGCACCTGCCTGAAGAGATGGGGTCAGCCGGGCCTGCACCCCTGTGCCCCCACCAGCCAGGTGCAGGGGTGAGGCCTGCAGCCTGGCCCACCTCAACTGCACAAGAACCACAAACCTCAAAGGACAGCCGGGCCAGGAGCTCCGGGGCTGTTTCAACTCAAAAAGCAAACCCCAAGCCTTCATTTTTCACTaggaaactggcaaaacacactggagggaggggaagtgagtgCTGGGGCCGGGAGGCCCTCCCGGTGTGGTTCCAGTACCGGGCAGGTAGGGTGCACGTGCCAGAGGGGCAGTCCCCGGATGCCCACCAAGGCCGTGTGTACCAGTGTGGGGGCCGGGCACCAGCTAAGCTTCTCTCGGGGACCCAGCACTTGGTGGCCACTCAGCAGCCATCTCCAGAGAGTGCGAGAGAGCATGAAACACCACCCCAAGCGTGGATGGCCACTCCACCGGCTTTGGAAGTAGACAGAACTTGCTAGAAACCTTTCTAGGTTTCCAGGTTCATTACAGATAATGCTCTTAAGAAAGCACAAAGacttggggggagaaaaaagtgcctggttggctttgtcagttgaacatctgactcttgacttccattgggctctgccctgagtgtgaTGCCTACTTAAgagtttctctctgcccctctcctcctctgcttgtgcacacgctctaaaattaaaaaaaaaattgaaaaaacaaaattgaagaaacaaaaaaaatagcacaAGAGTTGCCCACACCCCCGTGGAGTGGACGGAACGAGGCACCACTGTGTACTCCCCTCTGTGATCTTTCACCAGCCATCTAAGGTGGCCGCGAGCCCCCTCCTCAGTCTCAGGACCCACGACCGGCAGCCGCCTTGTGCAGCCTATGTATGCTCCGAGGCCCCTCCTCGGGGGCACGTGTAAGTGGCATCTCTGGCCTGGGGTCCTCTGGTGTGCTGAGTGACCAGCCaccccaccgccaccaccaccaagtACTCACTGGCTCAGGGGGCAGTGCCCTGTGGCCTCCGGGCCGGCCTGCGGCTGCTTGGTCACAGTCCCTGCGGGCCTGCTCTGGGGGCACTCTGGGGATAGGGTCTGTCCTCCACTTTCAAATGGGTTAAAGTTCGGGTCATCCAGCTTGCTCCAATCCAGGTCGTAAGACCCCCGGGGGAGGGGAACGGGCCCTTCACCTGCCTCCTCGGGTGCCTTTTCCTGCCTCGGCTCTGGTATCCTAGAGGGAGGTTTAAGGCTGGGTCCCTTCCCCGCTTTCCCTCTGCTGACGACATTGGCAGACAAATCAAATTCTAGCCCTGTGGGCCCGCGCCTCCAAGAGGCAGCCTGCTGGCCGTCGGCTTCTTCCTTCTGAGGACTTGGGGATGTGACCCCTCCAGCGTTCAGGGGGCTGTCCAGGATGGTGTTCCCAGGACCAGAAGTGTCTTCAGGGCCAGCGGGGGCCTCGCCAGGCAGGTCTTCGAGGGGcccttctccacctgctcctTTGAGGACAGTAGCAGGGGGCAAAGTAGCCCCGGCTGAGGAAGCAGGGACCTGGCTGGAGCTTTCTCTGGCAGCCCCACGGGGACCTTCCGTTCTGTCCTGGAGAGCCATCTGGGAAGGGTCTTCTAGGATTTCTGAGGTGGATATAATACTTTTCTCGAAGAAACAAGAACAAGCATTTTCCTCCAAGGCTTGCTCAGGGCTCCTAGACGTTTGTCCTAGAGATGCCACTTGATTTTCAAGACTTTCTGGCATCTGGGGAGAGCTTGAGGGACCCAGGCTGGCCAGGGGAGCAGAGGTGGGTCCACTGGAAAACGGCCCATCTTCAGAGGCTGGTCTCACATCCCCTGGAGGCAGGTTGGCATTGCCCATCAATGGTTTCTGGACAATTCCATTGGTCATTTTGGTGTCAACTTCCTTGGTGAACTGTTGGCTTTTTAGAAACAAACTTAGTTAACGCTAAGGAACCTGTTAGCTTTTTCACTAGACTTTAGTAACAAAACATGAgctaaagacagaagaaaagaatgtttaGTCGATCTTCTTCCTGGGATTAACTTTCTCAAGCGTTTCCTCCTAAGTCAACACTACTGGGCCAACTAGGTCACGTGGGTTTCCGAGAGACGTAGACAAACGAATAGTCACAGTTAAGGTTTTCTGTGCTAGCCTATCTTCCCTGTTCAGCCAGGACCACTAGCTACATAGTCAGGGACAGGGCACAGGTGGATCAAGGTTTTTCACTGCAGAGAAAGGCAAGGTCGAGAACTCTGCCCGCAGACACAGCAGGCTTTGACACCGAGAGTGTCCAAGCTGACGTGCAAGCAGAGAGGTGACCAGGGGGGTGTGAAACCAGGAAGAAGCCAGAGTGTCCTTCCTTAAAGATGCGATCAGACCTTTCATGAAAGAAACGCCCAGGCCGATTTGCTGGTGAAGGCACAGGAAGGGAGCAGACACGAAACTTAACCTTATTCTAAGCGTTTCATTGTCTGCTTTTCTACTAACAAATGACTCCCGACGCGAGCGCGCTGGGCACCACACTGCACACGCTTACAGAGGAAACCAGGAGGAACTCGACCAGACAGAATTTTCCTGCCGCGTCTGCTGGAGTGCTTGCGAACGGCAGCACACCAAGCAGCACCGACACTTACTTCTCTTTCTGGGCCCAGTTTTGGTGAGAATTTTCCAGCCCAACAGTGTCCTCCAGAGCAAAAGGAGCCTCGGGCTTGCTGCTCGTGCCAGGACTCAAGATGCGGTGCGTCTGTGGGTCTCGCAGAGGAGTCTGAAAAGTCACCTGTTGGGGAAGGAGGAGACCCGTTCAACAGCTGGCGTCTTCACCACTCTGCtggcagtgcccccccccccccgcccaccctgACGTCCCCAGGAGAACGAGTCCCAGGGTGACCTAACATGTGACACACGGTAGATGTGACACAGGCAAAACGTGCTTACTTTCATAGCTTTGACTACGCTCTTGGGTGGCACATTTTCTTTCTGGGACAGACGAAGCACAGATAATCTTCCGGTAGGTTCTGGTGGCGAAAACAGGAACTCACAGTTTTCTGCACTTTTGTCACCAGTGACGTTTTCATCGTTGCAGATCTGCAGACTCATCCTGGAAAAGCAAACAGTGCGTGTCAGCGTGAGGGCTGTGTAGTCCGGATGAACAGACACGACGACGAGCTAGCCCTGCAAGGCAGATGTCCCCTTCCTGCGCAGGTGGGTCACATCTCAGGCAGCACATCTTCTGCCAGGCAGTCCTTGTACTGCATCAGGGGACCTGCCGCCTCCCAAGACAAAGAGCTAGAAGGGCCTTCGGCCTGCAGCGCAAAGAGGAAGAATCGGGTTTTCAAAACAACTTGGGTTTTGTGGGTAAAAGTCAGAAGACGGGTGTGCTGGCCTCTCAGAAACCTGGGTCTCCCCTCAGGCCTCTGCTGAAGGCACCGAGGCCGCAGCACAGCTGGAGCAGGCTGCCAAgctagcagaagacaggaaagcaGAGGGGTGCTGTGACTTCTCTTCCACCACAGGCTGGGAACTGGGGGTACACCAGGGCCAAGGCCCAGAGGAAGAGCGGGACGAGGCAGCGACCAGCGAGGTGAGGAATTACTTGGTAGGGGTTGAGGAGCTTCTACATTGAGACTTGGGAGTCTAGAGACACGCACCAGGGACCTCCACTGAGGCCCAGGGGGCTCTAGAACAGTCCCCCTCCGCCCTCCCAGGGTCCTCATGATGGTTACCAGCATCACACTCCCAACCCAGGAGTCACAGGAGGACCTAGCCAAGGGAACATCACAGGTGTTTTGCTGGAGGCTGCAGCTTGAAGAGCAAGGCCAGGGTGGCTGGAACAGAGGGGGCAAAGGGGGCCTGGAAAGAGGCGAGGTCAGGGCAACAAGATGCCCTGGAAGATGTGGGGATGGGGCCGTGTGTGTGGAGGTTGGGGAATGGGCAGGAGGGAAGCGAGGGGTCAGAAGCTCCTGCAGACGGTCAGGGGTGGAATGACAGGCTCTGGCTTGGCCGGCAGGCCCACGAGGCacttgggagagggagagaaacaggaggCAAGGACCACTCAGGTTTTTGGGGAACAACTGGGGAAAGCAAGAAGGGGGCAGGATGGCTGTGGGGTGGATGAGGGAAGGGTCTAGAGGACACCTTTCTGGCATTCTCTCCCCTGAGGAAGGTGGCCAGACCTTGGCGGGGTCTGTCGGGTTTGGCTTCCGCTGACGATGGCGGCCGGGAGCAGAGGCGGCCAGCCAGGCGGCCTTGTGAGCTGAAGTGTGGGGCaggaaacggggggggggggggggggggggggcggagctgCGTTGAGCAGGTGGGGAGAATCGGCAATACCGGGAGGGCTGGAGCCTAGGTTTCTGCGGCAGGTGCAGCTGGAGTCAGCCGTGGCTCCCAGGTGGGGTGTGGAGAAAGCAGCATGAAGCTGCCCCGCAGGGCCGGGAAGGGCTGGAGATTAGGAGCCCAGTCTCGGACACCACGCAGCGAGCCGGTGGTGTAAGGGTGGGAGGTGCACATTTGCAAGGCACGCCTACCGGTGGTATTTGAGGCTGGACGAGGTCAGGGGGTGATGGGAGGGGAGGCCAGCGGCCCAGGCCGCGAAGGACCCTGACGCATGGACCTCCCAGAGGGCGACGAAGGAGAAGGGAGGCGCCAGTAGGCAGGAGCCCACCAGGCGTCGGGAAGCGGGGAAGAAGTCAGCCAGCTCCACTCCCGGGCTGTGACCGGAGACCGACAGGACACGCGGGCTGCTAGGGGCCCCGGCAGGAAGGTGCCCCTGCAACGGCGGCCGTAAAAGCCGGCGGGCTGGGCTCAAGGGTGAAGGGGTGCCGTGTGGACAGGGGACACGGGAGCCTCCGGAGAAGCCGGAGAGGGAGGAGGTCCTGTCAAGGGCGGGCGTAGCCCTGCTGTCGCGGAGTCGGGAGCCGGGGCGCGGGACCGGGGGAAGAGGCGGGGATGGAGCCCCAAGCCCAGgaccccgccgccgccgcctacCTGCCGGCGGCCATACAAAGCCGAAGGAGCGGGAGGCGCCGCCGAGTCCGGAACACCGTCCGCCCGCCGCCGATTCAAATACCGACGGTTGGCACCCGCGGCCAATCAGCGCGCGGCCGGGGGCGGGACGCACGGGGCGCCGGCGGCTCCACTTCCGGGGGCGGGGCACGCTGGGCGCCGGAAGCCGCCGGAATCGCGGCTCGTCTAGCTTgcggaggggaagggaagggctgcTGGCGGGCGGGGAGGTGACCTGGGCTCGCCGTCGCCCGGGGATCTCGGGTTCGGCTACGGACGCGATTGGGTTCCGCGGAGAGGCCAGGGCATGACAGCCATTGGCCCAAGCCGCAGTTTCCCCAGTTGTAAAATGGGGCTAGCTGAAACACCGCCCCCAAGgcgggtcgtgggatagagccaaACCCTCGCGAGGACTGTCGCGGACTCGCGACTTCGGGCTGTCCTGTGCAGGGCGCTGCGACTCCACTTCCCAGAGTGCCCCGCGGTAGACCTGGTGGCGGGACTCCATTCCCCAGGGGGCCCCGCGTCGACGTGACGTCTTCTAGAGCGTCCCACGCCGATCTGTGGGTGGGGACCCACGGTCCAGAATGCCCCGCGGGCGGGGACACCATCTCCCAGAGCGCCCCGCGCCGGCCG encodes:
- the TACC3 gene encoding transforming acidic coiled-coil-containing protein 3 isoform X2 — protein: MAAGRMSLQICNDENVTGDKSAENCEFLFSPPEPTGRLSVLRLSQKENVPPKSVVKAMKVTFQTPLRDPQTHRILSPGTSSKPEAPFALEDTVGLENSHQNWAQKENQQFTKEVDTKMTNGIVQKPLMGNANLPPGDVRPASEDGPFSSGPTSAPLASLGPSSSPQMPESLENQVASLGQTSRSPEQALEENACSCFFEKSIISTSEILEDPSQMALQDRTEGPRGAARESSSQVPASSAGATLPPATVLKGAGGEGPLEDLPGEAPAGPEDTSGPGNTILDSPLNAGGVTSPSPQKEEADGQQAASWRRGPTGLEFDLSANVVSRGKAGKGPSLKPPSRIPEPRQEKAPEEAGEGPVPLPRGSYDLDWSKLDDPNFNPFESGGQTLSPECPQSRPAGTVTKQPQAGPEATGHCPLSQQVPSASADDIPMMQTAAGTPGAGGEEGAAGRASASAPPPPPHGPEPPSDLDEEHFRDPAEVLGTGADVDYLEQFGRSSFKESALRKQSLYLKFDPLLKDSPQRPVPAAPDASSTQDVAAPSSGSLPAAKLLDLDFLGAPGAAVPDAPPCIFGPGGPLLPTGPIVGSIVEVPQYSQKDMDAAVEATRQENVLLRSRCETLHAKNLEMGKIMDGFEGIVYQAMEEAQKQKELAKAEIQKILKEKEQLTADLSSMEKSFSDLFKRFEKQKEVIEGYRTNEESLKRCVEDYIARIEKEARRYQALKAHAEEKLQRANEEIAQVRSKAQAEALAFQASLRKEQTRVQSLEKTVEQKTKENEELTRICDDLISKMEKI
- the TACC3 gene encoding transforming acidic coiled-coil-containing protein 3 isoform X1 — its product is MAAGRMSLQICNDENVTGDKSAENCEFLFSPPEPTGRLSVLRLSQKENVPPKSVVKAMKVTFQTPLRDPQTHRILSPGTSSKPEAPFALEDTVGLENSHQNWAQKENQQFTKEVDTKMTNGIVQKPLMGNANLPPGDVRPASEDGPFSSGPTSAPLASLGPSSSPQMPESLENQVASLGQTSRSPEQALEENACSCFFEKSIISTSEILEDPSQMALQDRTEGPRGAARESSSQVPASSAGATLPPATVLKGAGGEGPLEDLPGEAPAGPEDTSGPGNTILDSPLNAGGVTSPSPQKEEADGQQAASWRRGPTGLEFDLSANVVSRGKAGKGPSLKPPSRIPEPRQEKAPEEAGEGPVPLPRGSYDLDWSKLDDPNFNPFESGGQTLSPECPQSRPAGTVTKQPQAGPEATGHCPLSQQVPSASADDIPMMQTAAGTPGAGGEDLRLPQGAPTEPSSFQEGAAGRASASAPPPPPHGPEPPSDLDEEHFRDPAEVLGTGADVDYLEQFGRSSFKESALRKQSLYLKFDPLLKDSPQRPVPAAPDASSTQDVAAPSSGSLPAAKLLDLDFLGAPGAAVPDAPPCIFGPGGPLLPTGPIVGSIVEVPQYSQKDMDAAVEATRQENVLLRSRCETLHAKNLEMGKIMDGFEGIVYQAMEEAQKQKELAKAEIQKILKEKEQLTADLSSMEKSFSDLFKRFEKQKEVIEGYRTNEESLKRCVEDYIARIEKEARRYQALKAHAEEKLQRANEEIAQVRSKAQAEALAFQASLRKEQTRVQSLEKTVEQKTKENEELTRICDDLISKMEKI